In one window of Arctopsyche grandis isolate Sample6627 chromosome 6, ASM5162203v2, whole genome shotgun sequence DNA:
- the LOC143912600 gene encoding uncharacterized protein LOC143912600 — protein sequence MLSIDKKSIEFGGFVPINPINYQKRTSIPQQSVKRNYLNSTQLPVNERYRRLIPYMTFYLANDFSSPQNDAFISKVQLQKVAVVPQPQNGKSTIQYNEIPRYQGNRLSQFNIASAYPNKIIQDYLPNENNNFALNQSPLRSEAKYAPIQSIMRAPPKQTNIFDFQRPIPVPVKASADIFNTGDLSHLNYYSNPLKESQQQYKLIPYEQTPPVHVPDFDSNDDYYIPLTGDNKKSVAIPVAVAPEYYKQTNAEKYDSLYKFSVSPQVEVVSNGVQSQSEDEENNLLKKYALKKPSEIVIPTTETGFKPIFPTSILTTSGPKYTYITPEPYHLPQSSYLSSPEAFTTRKPTLYYKTRPTKIPTSTQTTEGNSSPYINYGPSSGDQFEQNNLAKILKSLQKSNSLPQTITAENIGSSIKALVQILNSLKERQRYVDSSTIRPILSTPVPFQTTVKQLTNGHSNTAMPRIRLPPVKPISISKASVTPQPVHEYPPQDLEVENVVEQPGHGDESSQSFPANNDEVGGTPGHPGIDYPTLSVIPTTSFDCKTQRYKGFFGDPETKCQVWHYCDLNGGQASFLCPNGTIFSQVALTCDWWFNVKCSTTTQLYVLNERLYKYILPYSPKFPEDYSGPLVDKYLAIKYKEMEEKMKKKKKVLKPETILETEKADVIEIKTSGMSGALSPYGN from the exons ATGCTATCGATAGACAAGAAGAGTATAGAATTTGGTGGATTTGTACCAATCAATCCGATCAACTATCAGAAGAGAACATCAATCCCGCAACAATCGGTCAAGAggaattatttaaattctaCTCAGTTGCCCGTCAATGAAAGGTATCGGCGACTCATCCCTTACATGACGTTTTATTTGGCGAACGACTTCAGCTCACCTCAGAACGATGCTTTCATATCAAAAGTGCAATTGCAGAAGGTGGCTGTAGTGCCCCAGCCTCAAAATGGAAAATCTACTATTCAATACAATGAAATACCTCGCTATCAAGGAAACAGATTGTCCCAGTTCAATATCGCTTCAGCTTATCCTAACAAAATTATACAAGATTACTTACCTAATGAGAATAATAATTTTGCATTGAACCAAAGTCCACTCAGATCGGAAGCAAAATATGCTCCCATCCAATCAATTATGAGAGCACCTCCTAAGCAAACTAACATCTTCGATTTCCAAAGACCGATTCCAGTCCCGGTCAAAGCGTCTGCTGACATTTTCAATACAGGAGACCTTTCACATTTAAATTACTATTCAAATCCACTCAAAGAATCTCAACAGCAGTATAAATTAATACCTTACGAACAAACGCCTCCAGTGCACGTTCCCGATTTCGATTCAAACGAtgattattacatacctctgaCAGGAGACAATAAAAAATCTGTTGCGATACCAGTAGCTGTAGCTCCAGAATATTACAAGCAAACTAATGCTGAAAAGTATGATAGTTTGTACAAATTTTCAGTTTCGCCACAAGTAGAAGTTGTTTCGAATGGTGTCCAATCTCAAAGCGAAGACGAAGAAAataatctattaaaaaaatacgcttTAAAGAAGCCATCAGAAATTGTAATTCCCACCACAGAGACTGGTTTCAAACCaatatttccaacctcaatattgaCAACTTCCGGTCCTAAGTATACTTACATCACCCCAGAGCCTTATCATCTCCCACAGTCATCATATTTAAGCAGTCCTGAAGCCTTCACTACTAGGAAACCGACTTTGTATTACAAGACGCGCCCTACTAAAATTCCAACTAGTACACAAACGACCGAAGGAAATTCTTCACCTTATATAAATTACGGGCCATCATCTGGCGATCAATTCGAACAGAATAACCTCGCCAAGATTCTGAAGAGTCTTCAAAAGTCAAACTCATTGCCACAGACTATCACCGCAGAAAATATCGGCTCGTCGATAAAAGCCCTGGTTCAGATATTAAACTCGTTGAAAGAGAGACAAAGGTATGTAGATTCTTCTACGATTAGGCCTATCTTGAGTACGCCAGTACCATTCCAGACCACAGTTAAACAGTTGACTAATGGTCATTCCAACACAGCGATGCCTAGAATCAGATTACCTCCTGTCAAACCCATCAGTATTTCTAAAGCGTCTGTTACGCCACAGCCTGTTCACGAGTATCCACCCCAAGACTTAGAAGTTG aaaacGTGGTTGAACAACCTGGACACGGTGATGAAAGTTCTCAATCATTCCCGGCCAATAATGACGAAGTAGGTGGAACACCGGGGCATCCAGGAATCGATTATCCAACGCTTTCGGTAATTCCTACTACAAGTTTTGATTGTAAGACACAAAGGTACAAAGGATTCTTTGGAGACCCTGAAACCAAATGCCAG GTTTGGCACTATTGCGATTTGAATGGAGGACAAGCATCTTTCTTATGTCCAAATGGAACCATATTCAGTCAAGTCGCTCTCACGTGTGACTGGTGGTTCAATGTTAAGTGTTCAACGACTACTCAGTTGTATGTCTTAAATGAAAGactttacaaatacatattgcCATATTCTCCTAAGTTCCCAGAAGACTATAGTGGACCCCTTGTAGACAA GTATTTAGCAATCAAATACAAAGAAATGGAAGAGAAAATGAAGAAGAAAAAGAAAGTTTTGAAACCAGAAACTATATTGGAGACAGAAAAGGCCGATGTTATTGAAATCAAAACTTCAGGTATGAGCGGGGCTTTATCACCGTATGGAAACTGA